CAGGCCCTTTTCGGGATGGCGCCGACCTACAGCCATCTCCAGTGCATCGATAGCCAACTGACGGGTCATCCGGTTGGACGCTGACCAACCAACTATCTCCCGGTTGAACAGATCCAGGAGCACTGCCAGGTACAACCAGCCCTCTTTGGTCCAGATGTAGGTAATATCGCCAACCCAGGTTCGATTTGGGGCCGCCACGTTAAAATTCTGGTTGAGCAGGTTCGGTGCTACCGGCAGATTGTGTTTGGAGTTGGTCGTTGCCTTGAATTTCCTTTTTACTCGGGAACGGATCCCGGCCTTGCGCATGATTCGGGCAATGCGGTTTTTCCCGCAACGAATACCTGCCTCGGTTAGATCACGGTGGATTTTCGGCGCCCCCAAGATGCTATGACTGGCTGCATGCAGTACCTGGGTAAGATTATGGAAATCCTGGATAGTAATGATTTCCGCAAGGGGGCGATTCATCATCCCTATACGGCATATCTCATATTATCAAATCCCACGTTAAACCCCAGACAAAGGAGTTCTCAGGAGGGTGTGCTGCAGGGGGATGTCCCCAGCCCGATAAATCCGCCGAAAGGATGCAGGTTCCATCCCCGCTGCCCTTTTTTCAAAGAGATATGCCGGCAAAAGGATCCTCCACTTCTGGAAACCGATACAGATCATTTTGTAAAATGTCACTTCCCGGATCGTGTTGAGCGCAAGTTGCAGCATCTTTTAAAAAGAAAACTTGAGATGTATAGGATCTGTTTTGATTAAGATGGATGTAACAGGTTGTTGAAAAAAGCACCCTGGAATCCTTGAATCCTAATTGGTGCCCATCCATAAATGGCCCTTTTGCCCAATCTTCCGCCTTCGCTATGGCTACGGCGTGACAAGCTGCGTCAGGCTCAGATTTTAATCCTCGAAATACTTCAATGTATACTAATTGAAAAACATTCGAACTGAAGTCTTCGCCTGAAGAATCGGGTTTCTCTCACTCCCCAAAGGGGACAAACAAGAGACCCAATTCGTGGAAAGAACACGGTGTCAAACATGAGGAGGTTGTATGGTGGATATTCTGATTCGGAACGGCGTGGTGGTGGATGGTTCAGGTGCTGCCCGGTATCGCGCGGATGTAGCAATAGAGAGGGATAGTATTGTTGATGTGGGCCCTATGGCGGATGCAAATGCGGAGGTGGTGATTGATGCATCCGGCTGCGTTGTGGCGCCGGGCTTCGTGGATATGCATTCACATGCGGATTTTTCTTTACCCATGTGTCCTACAGCCGACAGCTTGGTGCATCAGGGCATTACAACCGTCGTCGTCGGACAAT
This region of Deltaproteobacteria bacterium genomic DNA includes:
- a CDS encoding IS3 family transposase, whose product is MMNRPLAEIITIQDFHNLTQVLHAASHSILGAPKIHRDLTEAGIRCGKNRIARIMRKAGIRSRVKRKFKATTNSKHNLPVAPNLLNQNFNVAAPNRTWVGDITYIWTKEGWLYLAVLLDLFNREIVGWSASNRMTRQLAIDALEMAVGRRHPEKGL